A region from the Cannabis sativa cultivar Pink pepper isolate KNU-18-1 chromosome 9, ASM2916894v1, whole genome shotgun sequence genome encodes:
- the LOC133031230 gene encoding uncharacterized protein LOC133031230 translates to MASSSKQGDDLVDRYEQIQLEEEEEGVLITGENEEEEQAFDDRWCLVGKFLTGRTIDFDAMRHMMASLWQPGRGVYIKELDTNRYLFQFYHEIDIQAVIDGSPWTFNRIQLVFHRLKRGEDPRLIRLHKLDMWIQLHDLKYGFMSDWVVKHVGNYIGTYVKSDPKNFVGIWRDYLRVRVTIDIEKPLKRRKKLIKPNGDRIWTTFKYEHAPMFCFICGLIGHSEKFCPKRFEEHYDDSIRMYGEWMKAPTRKKNYLIGAQWLRTGREEEEGVADGGDRSRSRRVEGIINDSAVIGIDRENYGGDHGMRMDTAHRNRQSEKFVEVNAKESNDQDSHEEVRVISQSEKETMLILETKRRRTENVEQRTSRMIDDTMVDNVDEVNYSQKNEEQVGLGVQAHQSS, encoded by the coding sequence ATGGCGTCAAGCAGTAAGCAGGGTGATGATTTGGTGGACAGGTATGAACAGATTCAATTAGAGGAGGAAGAAGAGGGTGTTCTCATAACAGGTgagaatgaagaagaagagcaaGCTTTTGATGATAGATGGTGTTTAGTGGGAAAGTTTCTCACTGGAAGAACTATTGATTTTGATGCAATGAGACACATGATGGCTTCTCTTTGGCAACCGGGAAGAGGTGTGTACATCAAGGAATTGGATACCAATCGATATCTTTTTCAGTTCTACCATGAAATCGATATCCAGGCTGTTATTGACGGAAGTCCATGGACCTTCAATCGTATCCAATTGGTCTTTCATAGGTTGAAGAGGGGGGAAGACCCTCGATTGATTCGTCTGCATAAATTGGATATGTGGATCCAATTGCATGATTTGAAGTATGGATTCATGTCTGATTGGGTTGTGAAACATGTTGGTAATTATATTGGCACGTACGTGAAGTCTGACCCGAAGAATTTTGTCGGAATATGGCGGGATTACCTCAGAGTTCGAGTCACTATTGACATAGAGAAACCTTTGAAGAGGCGCAAGAAACTGATCAAGCCAAATGGGGATCGGATTTGGACTACATTCAAATATGAACACGCTCCTATGTTTTGTTTCATATGTGGCCTTATTGGTCACTCTGAAAAATTTTGTCCAAAGAGATTTGAAGAACACTATGATGACTCGATTCGTATGTATGGAGAGTGGATGAAAGCGCCTACTCGAAAAAAGAACTATTTGATAGGAGCCCAGTGGCTGCGTACAGGGCGTGAGGAGGAGGAAGGAGTTGCTGATGGTGGTGATCGGAGCCGGAGCAGGCGGGTGGAGGGGATAATTAATGATTCGGCTGTAATTGGGATTGATAGAGAAAATTATGGAGGAGATCATGGGATGCGTATGGATACAGCGCATAGAAATCGGCAGAGTGAGAAATTTGTGGAAGTTAATGCTAAGGAGAGTAATGACCAAGATTCTCATGAGGAGGTAAGGGTAATCAGTCAATCTGAAAAGGAAACTATGTTAATTTTGGAAACAAAAAGGAGACGTACAGAGAATGTTGAGCAGAGGACATCACGTATGATTGATGATACTATGGTAGATAATGTTGATGAAGTCAACTATAGCCAAAAAAACGAAGAGCAGGTGGGCCTTGGTGTTCAGGCCCACCAATCATCATGA
- the LOC115722068 gene encoding transcription repressor OFP16 — protein sequence MSTIFWKKSFPLCFSISKCLPTTQSSPNDRDHTQTTSSSSSSSMPIKAFNSSVYEIFAASSNSDDFFSSSDELCDSEILPPAPAFDLATVYASPRFFFSSPGQSNSIIESSTITSDHASKPLRPVATAKRNTTATQFAGGVEVPKYSVDPFVDFRRSMQEMMEARDVLVDGRTDLEYLHELLLCFLALNPKETHKFIISAFTDIVVTLLSAPDKGRRHREIKIRRRHSGCVRRLSM from the coding sequence ATGTCCACCATATTCTGGAAGAAAAGTTTCCCACTTTGCTTCTCCATTTCAAAATGTCTCCCCACAACACAGTCCTCACCAAACGACAGAGACCACACTCAAacgacatcatcatcatcttcctcCTCTATGCCAATCAAAGCCTTCAACTCCTCTGTTTATGAAATCTTCGCCGCCAGCTCCAACTCCGACGACTTCTTCTCCTCTTCAGATGAGCTCTGCGACTCAGAAATCTTACCACCGGCGCCGGCGTTTGATCTCGCCACTGTATACGCTTCCCCCAGGTTCTTCTTCTCCTCTCCGGGCCagtcaaattccataatcgAGTCCAGTACAATAACCTCAGATCACGCCTCCAAGCCTCTACGGCCAGTGGCCACCGCGAAAAGAAACACGACGGCGACCCAATTCGCCGGCGGCGTCGAGGTCCCGAAATATTCGGTTGACCCTTTTGTTGACTTTCGGCGTTCGATGCAGGAAATGATGGAAGCTCGGGATGTTTTGGTGGATGGGAGAACCGACTTGGAGTACCTTCATGAACTTCTCTTGTGTTTTCTCGCTTTGAATCCTAAAGAAACTCACAAGTTTATCATTAGTGCTTTCACTGATATAGTCGTTACTCTGCTGTCGGCGCCGGACAAAGGGCGCCGTCACCGTGAAATTAAGATCCGACGGCGGCATAGTGGTTGTGTAAGACGACTCAGCATGTAA